In Sphingobacteriaceae bacterium, the following proteins share a genomic window:
- a CDS encoding phosphatase yields the protein MRIAVIDCGTNTFNLIIIELLDPKKYTKVYSTRIAVKLGEGAINKGYIARAAFVRGLDAIRIFKEKFEEHKVEHALAFATSAIRDASNGEEFVREIKQTFGIYIDVIDGNREAELIYFGIREAVKLGDHISLIMDIGGGSNEFILANAEKIFWKQSFNIGAARLLERFQHSNPITVEEKTAIDAYLTEQLQPLVKACEKFKPTELVGSSGAFESLIEMIHSELGGEPLTGDKTEYEPDLSSHFKITGLIKKSTLEERRNIKGLLPIRFDMIVISCIMVDHILNLLNLEKMRVSTYSLKEGALAEYLQYLQQKEN from the coding sequence ATGAGAATTGCAGTTATAGATTGCGGCACAAATACATTTAATTTAATAATTATTGAATTATTAGATCCCAAAAAATATACCAAGGTATACTCTACACGCATTGCGGTGAAGTTAGGCGAAGGGGCCATTAACAAAGGTTACATTGCAAGAGCTGCTTTTGTACGCGGACTGGATGCCATACGCATTTTTAAAGAAAAATTCGAAGAACATAAAGTCGAGCATGCTTTAGCCTTCGCTACGTCAGCTATTCGCGACGCGAGTAATGGTGAAGAGTTTGTGCGGGAAATCAAACAAACTTTCGGTATTTATATCGATGTTATAGATGGAAACAGGGAGGCTGAACTCATATACTTTGGCATTCGTGAGGCGGTAAAACTTGGAGACCATATTTCTTTAATCATGGACATTGGGGGTGGAAGTAATGAATTTATTTTAGCCAATGCCGAAAAGATTTTCTGGAAACAAAGTTTTAATATTGGTGCAGCCCGGTTGCTGGAAAGGTTTCAGCATTCAAATCCCATTACAGTGGAAGAAAAAACGGCTATCGACGCTTATTTGACAGAGCAACTCCAGCCACTGGTTAAGGCTTGTGAGAAATTTAAGCCAACCGAACTGGTGGGCTCGTCCGGCGCTTTTGAATCTTTAATTGAAATGATTCACAGCGAATTAGGTGGAGAGCCGCTTACCGGTGATAAAACCGAATACGAACCGGATTTGAGTTCGCATTTTAAAATCACCGGGCTTATTAAAAAGTCTACACTCGAAGAGCGCAGAAATATTAAAGGTCTTCTTCCCATACGTTTTGATATGATCGTGATCTCTTGTATTATGGTGGATCATATTTTAAATTTACTGAATCTGGAAAAAATGCGCGTGTCTACTTATTCCTTAAAAGAAGGAGCGCTGGCGGAATATCTACAGTACTTACAACAAAAAGAAAATTAA
- a CDS encoding response regulator, whose protein sequence is MAKILVIDDEKAIRRSIREILEFEKHTVDEAEDGQTALSLALKNNYDIVLSDIKMPKLDGTELLEKLIESNVSSSIIMMSGHGTIETAVDAVKKGAYDYLAKPIDLNRLLVSIRNAMEKSELVSETKVLKKKITKSVDMIGNSKAIQDIKDVIEKVAPTDAKVLITGSNGSGKELVAKWIHEKSNRAAGPLVEVNCAAIPSELIESELFGHEKGSFTSAVAQRKGKFELAEGGTLFLDEIGDMSLSAQAKVLRALQENKITRVGGDKEIKVNVRVVAATNKDLEKEIEKETFRRDLFHRLAVIPIHVPSLDERKEDIPVLADYFLNLICEEMGTARKPISQDAIAALQERKWQGNIREFRNVIERLIILGGKEISLQDVTQFG, encoded by the coding sequence ATGGCAAAGATTTTAGTGATAGATGATGAGAAGGCAATTCGCCGTTCAATAAGAGAAATTCTTGAATTTGAAAAACACACAGTCGATGAAGCGGAGGATGGTCAAACCGCTTTAAGTCTTGCTCTTAAAAACAATTACGATATAGTGTTGAGCGATATAAAAATGCCTAAGCTTGACGGCACTGAACTGCTGGAAAAATTAATAGAGAGCAATGTCAGTAGTTCCATCATCATGATGAGCGGACATGGAACGATTGAGACCGCTGTAGATGCTGTAAAAAAAGGAGCTTACGATTATCTTGCAAAACCCATTGACCTGAACAGGCTCCTGGTTTCTATCCGAAATGCCATGGAAAAAAGTGAACTGGTTTCAGAAACAAAGGTTCTGAAGAAAAAAATCACTAAAAGCGTCGACATGATCGGTAACTCCAAAGCCATTCAGGATATTAAGGATGTTATTGAAAAAGTTGCACCCACAGATGCTAAGGTTTTAATTACTGGAAGCAATGGTAGTGGTAAAGAATTAGTAGCTAAATGGATTCACGAAAAAAGTAACCGTGCTGCAGGTCCGTTGGTTGAAGTCAACTGTGCGGCGATTCCGTCAGAGTTAATCGAAAGCGAATTATTCGGGCATGAAAAGGGATCTTTTACAAGCGCCGTAGCGCAACGGAAAGGAAAATTCGAGTTAGCGGAAGGGGGAACTTTGTTCCTCGATGAAATAGGAGATATGAGTCTGAGCGCACAGGCTAAAGTATTGCGGGCTCTGCAAGAAAATAAAATAACAAGAGTAGGGGGGGACAAAGAAATAAAAGTAAATGTTCGGGTAGTAGCTGCAACAAATAAGGACCTGGAAAAAGAAATTGAGAAAGAAACGTTCAGACGCGACTTATTTCACAGACTAGCTGTTATTCCAATCCACGTTCCTTCGTTAGACGAACGTAAAGAAGACATTCCTGTGCTTGCAGATTATTTTCTTAATCTGATCTGCGAAGAAATGGGAACCGCCAGAAAACCAATCAGCCAAGATGCGATCGCAGCTTTACAAGAAAGAAAATGGCAGGGTAATATCCGTGAGTTTAGAAACGTGATTGAGCGTTTAATTATTCTTGGTGGGAAAGAGATTTCTTTGCAGGATGTGACACAGTTTGGCTAG